The genomic DNA CGCATCGGCGGCCATGTGCAGGAAAGCGCCGCGGAGGTTGAGATCGCTTTTGCGCCCCGACATGAACTGCAACGCCGAAACCGAATTGACGATCACGCCCATGGCGGCCACAACAATGACCGTCTTGCCGGCCACCGGGGCGGGGTGAGCCAAACGCTTGACGGCTTCCCAGGCAATGGCGCCCACCGCCAGCAGCAGGATGACCGCGTTGAGCATGGCGGCCAGAATGGATGAGCTGTGCCAGCCGTAGGTGCGGCGCTGGGAGGGCTTGCGCCGCGACAGGGTGCTTGCCCCCCAGGCCAGCAGCAGCCCGACGACGTCGCTGAGGTTGTGCCCGGCGTCGGCCAGCAATGCCAGCGATCCGGAGAAAACCCCGAACAACCCTTCGCCGATGACGTAGGCGACATTCAGGGCGATGCCGATGGTGAAGGCCCGGTCGTGGGTGTCGGCGGATCCCTGGTGGTGGTGAATCATGCGGCCGAAAGCGCGGGCATCGTCTTAGATTTCGACTAGGCGGTAATCGGGATTGCCGAAACCGATTTCCCGGGCATAGTCGATCTGCACGCGGTAGGGAATGTCATAGGACAACTGCGAGAGGCGTTTACTGGTTTTCTTCTCCACCAGGTCGAGCGAGGCGGCGTCGAGAGCCACCGGGTCGAAAGCGATCAGCACGCCGATGTCGGGGGAGATTTTCTTGTATCCCCCCATGCAGTCGCAGTCCTTGCTGATGCGGTTTAAAAAACTGATGTACAGGGCTTTGCCGCGCTTGGCCAGGGCCACGCCCCAGGCGTGCTCGACGATCTTGCGCTGCAACTGCTCGTAGGTTTCGGACCAGTTGTAGCCGATGGCGTCGAAGCGGCAGACGGTCAGGCACTCGGCGCAGCCGATGCATTTTTTCTTGTCGATCTGGGCGATTCCATCGGCCAGGGTGATGGCTTGAGCCGGGCACCAGGTGACGCATGAGCCGCAGCCGGTGCACTTTTTTTTCTTGACAGAGGGGGTGGCGGTCGAATGCTGGGCCAGCTTGCCGCGGCGGCTCGAACAGCCCATGCCCATGTTTTTCAGCGCTCCTCCGAAACCCGACACCATGTGGCCGGTGAAATGCGAGACCAGCACCAGGGACTGGGCCTTGACGATCATCGAGGCGATCCTGACTTTTTGATAGAGCCGGCCCGGGATGCGCACCTCGGTTTCCTCGTCGCCAATCAGGCCGTCGGCCATGATCAGGGGGATCTGCGTGTTTTCAAAACCGAAACCATGGCGCTGGGCCAGCTCGATATGACCGACAGCGTTGGCGCGCAGGCTGCTGTACAAGGTGGCCGTATCGGTCAGGAATGGCCGCGCGTTTTTCTCCCTGACCAGTCCGGCCAGCATGGTGAAATTGAGCGGCCGGACATAGCCCTGGGTATTTTCCTCGCCGAAATGGGTTTTGAAAGCCACCAGGTCCCGCTCGCCGATGAAAGCGAGCCAGTCGTTGGCCTTGATCGCCTTGGCGAGCTTCTGACAGATCAGCTCGTCGGCTTCGTTGTCGGCGACGGGGATGAAAAAAACGTTCTCTTTCATGGGTTGTCCTGTACCTCTTTGGATGGTTTTCACCTGAGCGTGACGTTTTGAAATTCAAAATATAACTATTCCGGTATTGAAAGTCAATCCAACGCCAAATTTGCCGGGTGGACACTTTTGGCGGCAGCAAGCCAGGTTGGGGGAAATTTTGCTGGAAAAGCTCATTATTGCTTGACTTTTCATTTTCCCTATGTTACATCTTCTTTAGCAGGAGGTCCATATGAATAAAAAATACCTGGCTGAAGAAATCGCCAAGCGCATCTCTATAAAAAAATATGAGGCCTACAATTTTATCGACCTGTTCATTGAAGTCGCGTTGGAAAATCTTGGTCAAGGTCGCAAACTGGTCCTTTCCAAGTTCGGAACCTTGATCATCAAAAAGAAAAATAAAAAGAGGGTCATCAATCCGATCACCCGTCAGCCCATGATCATTGCCCCGACCAAAATAGTCAAATTCATCCCGGCGGAGAACTTGAAGCGCAAGTTTGAGGGAAATGGTTGAGTTCAATGAAGGGCATTTAAAACGGGTCGCTTTTCACCTGCTGACTTTTAAAAACCCAAGAGCCAGGCTCCATCTGCTTAAAAAC from Candidatus Aminicenantes bacterium includes the following:
- a CDS encoding cation diffusion facilitator family transporter — translated: MIHHHQGSADTHDRAFTIGIALNVAYVIGEGLFGVFSGSLALLADAGHNLSDVVGLLLAWGASTLSRRKPSQRRTYGWHSSSILAAMLNAVILLLAVGAIAWEAVKRLAHPAPVAGKTVIVVAAMGVIVNSVSALQFMSGRKSDLNLRGAFLHMAADAAVSAGVVVAGVAMLLSGWLWLDPVLSLLIAVVILTGTWGLLRESLDLALDAVPYGINPGAVESYLRNLCGVSAVHDLHIWAMSTSETALTAHLVKAAADDDDALIAQASRELHERFKIAHSTLQWERSAAQCPNGPACEDSGEEQMAK
- a CDS encoding DUF362 domain-containing protein; its protein translation is MKENVFFIPVADNEADELICQKLAKAIKANDWLAFIGERDLVAFKTHFGEENTQGYVRPLNFTMLAGLVREKNARPFLTDTATLYSSLRANAVGHIELAQRHGFGFENTQIPLIMADGLIGDEETEVRIPGRLYQKVRIASMIVKAQSLVLVSHFTGHMVSGFGGALKNMGMGCSSRRGKLAQHSTATPSVKKKKCTGCGSCVTWCPAQAITLADGIAQIDKKKCIGCAECLTVCRFDAIGYNWSETYEQLQRKIVEHAWGVALAKRGKALYISFLNRISKDCDCMGGYKKISPDIGVLIAFDPVALDAASLDLVEKKTSKRLSQLSYDIPYRVQIDYAREIGFGNPDYRLVEI
- a CDS encoding HU family DNA-binding protein produces the protein MNKKYLAEEIAKRISIKKYEAYNFIDLFIEVALENLGQGRKLVLSKFGTLIIKKKNKKRVINPITRQPMIIAPTKIVKFIPAENLKRKFEGNG